One Cryptomeria japonica chromosome 9, Sugi_1.0, whole genome shotgun sequence genomic window carries:
- the LOC131858356 gene encoding uncharacterized protein LOC131858356 → MDTEDTRVVQWLEENQEDSYRLEVRGDVKLASIFMVPKTMKGNDVIYTPQEDNFFGGVIHGARDYYGDAQFLKKLNEETFAMMLFRDASFLLVFLAHHVANKNGRPYQQQSDSNGGSPFHGLKSGKGLYLDVMKDVIKLENQIPLSALKLLHDFIGDPNQRFQDFVAQICSYYSPFWIQPNEDSDLVKKIHPLHCLHATVYSKSRKAVGQRPTNGWFPFTWFKNHSLCLRRNSSNRNSKRVYKKKQDPSRLFGSNVLPSALRLSKAGVKFRHYEGGIEQIRFDKAQSTLYLPLLKIGIMTETIIRNLIVFELCSSESEENAVTSFARLLEELTVDAKDAELLRRNGILVNWVGGDDKMVEIVKSLSSSTWKPYFKPVNDARSSLKTYYSTRTWKILWSEFLDTYCSKPWVLISAVAAAVLLVMTGLQVLCFFYTCNKNAEIICSVYHNQIVKLL, encoded by the exons ATGGACACTGAAGATACTCGTGTTGTTCAATGGTTGGAAGAAAATCAAGAAGATTCATACCGTTTAGAAGTGAGAGGAGATGTAAAGCTTGCGAGTATTTTCATGGTGCCAAAGACAATGAAAGGAAATGATGTGATCTACACTCCTCAG GAGGACAATTTCTTCGGAGGGGTGATCCATGGCGCTAGGGACTACTATGGGGATGCTCAGTTTCTCAAAAAACTGAACGAGGAGACTTTCGCCATGATGCTGTTTAGGGATGCTTCGTTCCTCCTTGTTTTCCTCGCACACCATGTAGCCAATAAGAATGGCCGACCTTATCAACAACAATCGGATTCAAATGGCGGCAGCCCCTTCCACGGTTTAAAGTCAGGTAAAGGTCTGTATTTAGATGTCATGAAAGATGTCATCAAATTGGAAAATCAAATCCCACTTTCAGCCTTAAAGTTACTCCATGATTTTATTGGTGATCCAAATCAAAGATTTCAGGATTTTGTTGCTCAAATATGTTCTTATTATTCTCCATTCTGGATCCAACCCAATGAAGATTCAGATTTAGTTAAAAAAATTCATCCACTGCATTGCCTCCATGCCACAGTTTATAGCAAGTCCCGTAAGGCCGTTGGCCAACGCCCTACTAATGGCTGGTTTCCTTTTACATGGTTTAAAAACCATAGTCTCTGTCTCAGAAGAAATAGTAGTAATAGAAATAGTAAGAGGGTTTACAAAAAGAAACAGGATCCCAGTCGCCTGTTTGGATCTAATGTTCTTCCCTCTGCTTTAAGATTAAGCAAAGCCGGAGTAAAATTCAGGCATTACGAGGGAGGCATTGAGCAGATAAGGTTTGACAAGGCCCAGTCTACTTTATATCTTCCTCTGTTGAAGATTGGTATTATGACAGAGACGATCATTAGAAACTTGATAGTCTTTGAGTTGTGCTCATCAGAGAGTGAAGAAAATGCTGTTACTAGTTTTGCTCGTTTGTTGGAGGAGCTGACGGTAGACGCTAAAGACGCTGAGTTGTTGAGAAGAAATGGAATCCTTGTCAACTGGGTTGGGGGCGATGATAAGATGGTGGAGATTGTGAAGAGCTTGAGCAGCTCAACATGGAAGCCATACTTCAAACCTGTTAACGATGCCAGAAGCAGCCTCAAGACTTATTACTCAACAAGGACCTGGAAAATCCTATGGAGTGAATTTCTGGACACTTATTGCTCAAAACCATGGGTTTTGATATCCGCTGTCGCAGCCGCTGTTTTGCTTGTTATGACTGGTCTGCAGGTTTTATGTTTCTTCTACACATGCAATAAAAACGCCGAGATCATTTGTTCTGTTTACCACAATCAAATTGTGAAACTTCTTTAA